The window AACAAAATATCGAGTGCATGCATGGCGATGTGGCTACACGCGGGCTTTCCGTCCGGCAAGTCTTGCCTTTGGGGCCCTTTGCGCCCATCCCGGTTACACGCTATCACCGCGCATCGGTTGTACACCAACACGACAACCGGTAAGCACATCAGGAGACCTTTATGTTCGATATCGTCAACTATCCCCTTTTCCTGCTCACCGCCGTTACCCTGAATCTCTATCCCGGCCCGGACACCCTCTACATTTTGGGCCGAAGCGCGGCACAGGGGCGCGCCGCCGGTATTGTCTCGGCCCTGGGCATCGGCATGGGCGCGGTCATCCACACCCTGCTCGGCGCGGCCGGACTGACCGCCCTGGTGGCGGCCTCGGCCACGGCCTACCAGCTCGTCAAATGGGCCGGGGCCGCCTATCTGATCTACCTCGGGCTGACCATGATCTTTTCCAAATCCGCTGGAGTCACCCGCACCGAGCCAGCCCAATCCCTGCCGCGCATCTTTCGCCAGGGTGTACTGACCAATGTCCTGAACCCCAAGGTGGCCCTCTTTTTCCTGGCCCTGATCCCGCAGTTCATTGCGCAGGGCGCCGCCCATCCTGGTCTGGCCTTTCTGGTGCTGGGCCTGACCTTCGTGACCACGGGCACGACGT is drawn from Deltaproteobacteria bacterium and contains these coding sequences:
- a CDS encoding LysE family translocator, whose amino-acid sequence is MFDIVNYPLFLLTAVTLNLYPGPDTLYILGRSAAQGRAAGIVSALGIGMGAVIHTLLGAAGLTALVAASATAYQLVKWAGAAYLIYLGLTMIFSKSAGVTRTEPAQSLPRIFRQGVLTNVLNPKVALFFLALIPQFIAQGAAHPGLAFLVLGLTFVTTGTTWCLIVAALGGMLNRRLTGGNGAVWLKRAGGGILAGLGAKLALSD